In Hippoglossus hippoglossus isolate fHipHip1 chromosome 24, fHipHip1.pri, whole genome shotgun sequence, a single genomic region encodes these proteins:
- the si:dkey-261l7.2 gene encoding uncharacterized protein si:dkey-261l7.2 isoform X3, with protein sequence MPQMSTATVLQIALLLSAVPAQYLISRWSGSSAVQRYHATTRLLRIWKEWRGSYLNGTAWMDWANQHMSNVMSLVGLEQEETSAPPPVETLLYGNDQGFFGASTEVRSPRPPFVFLRVGEVVMERKGHMVGVVVSWDPELRAPLEWIKRMYSGPEGTTAEKTPHYKVLFSGPGATSLLVAYLPQTQLERITGMKPDVPTLENYFTHFDGERFIMQPWLREIFPEDEVSDA encoded by the exons ATGCCCCAGATGTCGACCGCCACGGTGCTGCAGATCGCGCTCCTGCTTTCCGCCGTGCCCGCGCAGTACCTCATCTCCCGGTGGAGCGGCTCGTCCGCGGTGCAGCGCTACCACGCCACTACGCG GTTGCTTAGGATTTGGAAGGAGTGGAGAGGCTCCTACCTCAATGGCACTGCGTGGATGGACTGGGCAAACCAACACATGTCTAATGTCAT GTCTCTGGTTGGTTTGGAACAGGAGGAAACAAGTGCCCCGCCTCCAGTAGAGACTCTGCTTTATGGCAACGACCAGGGCTTCTTTGGAG cATCCACAGAAGTGCGCAGCCCCCGGCCTCCGTTTGTGTTTCTACGAGTGGGCGAGGTGGTGATGGAGAGGAAGGGTCACATGGTCGGGGTGGTGGTGAGCTGGGACCCTGAGCTGCGAGCCCCTCTTGAGTGGATCAAGAGGATGTATTCTGGCCCTGAG ggcacCACAGCAGAGAAGACACCCCATTACAAGGTATTGTTCAGCGGACCTGGAGCCACCTCTCTGCTAGTTGCATATTTGCCACAGACACAACTGGAGCGCATCACTGGGATGAAG CCGGACGTCCCCACCTTGGAGAATTACTTCACACATTTTGATGGTGAGCGGTTCATCATGCAGCCCTGGCTCAGAGAGATCTTCCCTGAAGACGAGGTCAGCGATGCCTGA
- the si:dkey-261l7.2 gene encoding uncharacterized protein si:dkey-261l7.2 isoform X1, whose translation MPQMSTATVLQIALLLSAVPAQYLISRWSGSSAVQRYHATTRLLRIWKEWRGSYLNGTAWMDWANQHMSNVMSLVGLEQEETSAPPPVETLLYGNDQGFFGASTEVRSPRPPFVFLRVGEVVMERKGHMVGVVVSWDPELRAPLEWIKRMYSGPEVSSWNFYSPPLHDVLFDTHFVENLKLSQFKEFCVCVCVCVQGTTAEKTPHYKVLFSGPGATSLLVAYLPQTQLERITGMKPDVPTLENYFTHFDGERFIMQPWLREIFPEDEVSDA comes from the exons ATGCCCCAGATGTCGACCGCCACGGTGCTGCAGATCGCGCTCCTGCTTTCCGCCGTGCCCGCGCAGTACCTCATCTCCCGGTGGAGCGGCTCGTCCGCGGTGCAGCGCTACCACGCCACTACGCG GTTGCTTAGGATTTGGAAGGAGTGGAGAGGCTCCTACCTCAATGGCACTGCGTGGATGGACTGGGCAAACCAACACATGTCTAATGTCAT GTCTCTGGTTGGTTTGGAACAGGAGGAAACAAGTGCCCCGCCTCCAGTAGAGACTCTGCTTTATGGCAACGACCAGGGCTTCTTTGGAG cATCCACAGAAGTGCGCAGCCCCCGGCCTCCGTTTGTGTTTCTACGAGTGGGCGAGGTGGTGATGGAGAGGAAGGGTCACATGGTCGGGGTGGTGGTGAGCTGGGACCCTGAGCTGCGAGCCCCTCTTGAGTGGATCAAGAGGATGTATTCTGGCCCTGAGGTTAGCAGCTGGAACTTTTACTCCCCACCTCTCCACGATGTTCTGTTTGACACACACTTTGTTGAGAACCTAAAACTCAGCCAGTTCAAggagttc tgtgtgtgtgtgtgtgtgtgtgtgcagggcacCACAGCAGAGAAGACACCCCATTACAAGGTATTGTTCAGCGGACCTGGAGCCACCTCTCTGCTAGTTGCATATTTGCCACAGACACAACTGGAGCGCATCACTGGGATGAAG CCGGACGTCCCCACCTTGGAGAATTACTTCACACATTTTGATGGTGAGCGGTTCATCATGCAGCCCTGGCTCAGAGAGATCTTCCCTGAAGACGAGGTCAGCGATGCCTGA
- the si:dkey-261l7.2 gene encoding uncharacterized protein si:dkey-261l7.2 isoform X4, giving the protein MPQMSTATVLQIALLLSAVPAQYLISRWSGSSAVQRYHATTRLLRIWKEWRGSYLNGTAWMDWANQHMSNVMSLVGLEQEETSAPPPVETLLYGNDQGFFGASTEVRSPRPPFVFLRVGEVVMERKGHMVGVVVSWDPELRAPLEWIKRMYSGPEVSSWNFYSPPLHDVLFDTHFVENLKLSQFKEFCVCVCVCVCRAPQQRRHPITRYCSADLEPPLC; this is encoded by the exons ATGCCCCAGATGTCGACCGCCACGGTGCTGCAGATCGCGCTCCTGCTTTCCGCCGTGCCCGCGCAGTACCTCATCTCCCGGTGGAGCGGCTCGTCCGCGGTGCAGCGCTACCACGCCACTACGCG GTTGCTTAGGATTTGGAAGGAGTGGAGAGGCTCCTACCTCAATGGCACTGCGTGGATGGACTGGGCAAACCAACACATGTCTAATGTCAT GTCTCTGGTTGGTTTGGAACAGGAGGAAACAAGTGCCCCGCCTCCAGTAGAGACTCTGCTTTATGGCAACGACCAGGGCTTCTTTGGAG cATCCACAGAAGTGCGCAGCCCCCGGCCTCCGTTTGTGTTTCTACGAGTGGGCGAGGTGGTGATGGAGAGGAAGGGTCACATGGTCGGGGTGGTGGTGAGCTGGGACCCTGAGCTGCGAGCCCCTCTTGAGTGGATCAAGAGGATGTATTCTGGCCCTGAGGTTAGCAGCTGGAACTTTTACTCCCCACCTCTCCACGATGTTCTGTTTGACACACACTTTGTTGAGAACCTAAAACTCAGCCAGTTCAAggagttc tgtgtgtgtgtgtgtgtgtgtgtgtgcagggcacCACAGCAGAGAAGACACCCCATTACAAGGTATTGTTCAGCGGACCTGGAGCCACCTCTCTGCTAG
- the si:dkey-261l7.2 gene encoding uncharacterized protein si:dkey-261l7.2 isoform X2 — protein MPQMSTATVLQIALLLSAVPAQYLISRWSGSSAVQRYHATTRLLRIWKEWRGSYLNGTAWMDWANQHMSNVMSLVGLEQEETSAPPPVETLLYGNDQGFFGASTEVRSPRPPFVFLRVGEVVMERKGHMVGVVVSWDPELRAPLEWIKRMYSGPEVSSWNFYSPPLHDVLFDTHFVENLKLSQFKELCVCVCVQGTTAEKTPHYKVLFSGPGATSLLVAYLPQTQLERITGMKPDVPTLENYFTHFDGERFIMQPWLREIFPEDEVSDA, from the exons ATGCCCCAGATGTCGACCGCCACGGTGCTGCAGATCGCGCTCCTGCTTTCCGCCGTGCCCGCGCAGTACCTCATCTCCCGGTGGAGCGGCTCGTCCGCGGTGCAGCGCTACCACGCCACTACGCG GTTGCTTAGGATTTGGAAGGAGTGGAGAGGCTCCTACCTCAATGGCACTGCGTGGATGGACTGGGCAAACCAACACATGTCTAATGTCAT GTCTCTGGTTGGTTTGGAACAGGAGGAAACAAGTGCCCCGCCTCCAGTAGAGACTCTGCTTTATGGCAACGACCAGGGCTTCTTTGGAG cATCCACAGAAGTGCGCAGCCCCCGGCCTCCGTTTGTGTTTCTACGAGTGGGCGAGGTGGTGATGGAGAGGAAGGGTCACATGGTCGGGGTGGTGGTGAGCTGGGACCCTGAGCTGCGAGCCCCTCTTGAGTGGATCAAGAGGATGTATTCTGGCCCTGAGGTTAGCAGCTGGAACTTTTACTCCCCACCTCTCCACGATGTTCTGTTTGACACACACTTTGTTGAGAACCTAAAACTCAGCCAGTTCAAggagt tgtgtgtgtgtgtgtgtgtgcagggcacCACAGCAGAGAAGACACCCCATTACAAGGTATTGTTCAGCGGACCTGGAGCCACCTCTCTGCTAGTTGCATATTTGCCACAGACACAACTGGAGCGCATCACTGGGATGAAG CCGGACGTCCCCACCTTGGAGAATTACTTCACACATTTTGATGGTGAGCGGTTCATCATGCAGCCCTGGCTCAGAGAGATCTTCCCTGAAGACGAGGTCAGCGATGCCTGA
- the irak1bp1 gene encoding interleukin-1 receptor-associated kinase 1-binding protein 1 homolog, which yields MDSLNRGFAAVQPATGRDFAGNEKEQGPDVRTVNRQSPGNRVRELQVTGTAEVCCPADRASVRVSVGSIKESVTEVTSSVSRRLEYILQSLRQHGISETDASVRRFLSREEDLYRMDAEVVVTFSDFEKMEQLCSVLLEKLDKSVCVGTPQFYHSAECLGQLRKRVCVSAVENAQQKAREISQLLGQSLGNPVLVREDETREWRNEDEENGGRGHSALPTITVSSRVSVYFSLKDRSRKKF from the exons ATGGACAGTCTGAACCGAGGCTTCGCAGCGGTGCAACCGGCTACAGGTCGTGATTTCGCCGGTAACGAGAAGGAGCAGGGGCCGGATGTACGAACAGTGAACCGACAGAGTCCCGGTAACCGTGTGAGGGAGCTCCAGGTGACCGGCACAGCGGAGGTGTGCTGCCCGGCGGACAGAGCCTCTGTCCGGGTGAGTGTGGGCAGCATCAAGGAGTCAGTGACCGAGGTGACCAGCAGCGTGTCACGGAGACTCGAGTACATTTTACAGTCTCTCAG ACAACATGGCATCAGTGAGACAGATGCTTCAGTGAGGAGGTTTCTCTCCAGAGAGGAGGACCTGTATCGCATGGATGCAGAG GTCGTGGTCACCTTCTCAGACTTTGAGAAGATGGAGCAGCTTTGCAGTGTCCTGCTGGAGAAGCTGGACAAGAGTGTCTGTGTGGGAACGCCACAGTTCTACCACAGTGCAGAGTGCCTGGGTCAACTGAG GAAGCGAGTGTGTGTATCCGCAGTTGAAAATGCTCAGCAGAAGGCCAGGGAAATCAGTCAGCTGCTGGGACAAAGTCTGGGAAACCCTGTGCTGGTCAGAGAGGACGAGACAAGGGAGTGGAggaatgaggatgaggagaatgGAGGCAGAGGACACAGCGCTCTACCCACAATCACAGTGTCCTCGCGGGTGTCCGTCTACTTCAGCCTCAAAGACAGAAGCAGGAAAAAATTCTAA